One Brassica napus cultivar Da-Ae chromosome A1, Da-Ae, whole genome shotgun sequence genomic region harbors:
- the LOC106444667 gene encoding putative glucose-6-phosphate 1-epimerase codes for MGNKANLIFLWATLVAVVAMATEHRPFERTKGINGLEKIIVRDRRGRSFEVYLYGGQVTSWKNEKGEDLLFMSTKAIFKPPTPIRGGIPVLFPQYANTGPLPSHGFVRQRFWEIDAHPPPLPSHPSSSAHVDLILKSSEADSKIWPNKFVYRLRVALGHGGDLILTSRVKNSDVKPFNFTVGLHPYFSVSDISKIQVEGLQNLDYLDQQKNRTRFTDHGKFITFSSQLDRLYLRTPKKIRIVDHNKKKTIVVHKEGYADAVVWNPWEKKVSDLGVEDYKRFVAVEPVAVEKPIKLKPGQEWKGVLQVSVVPSGCSRKSCIPHT; via the exons ATGGGGAATAAGGCAAATCTGATCTTCTTATGGGCTACGCTGGTTGCAGTAGTCGCCATGGCCACGGAGCATCGTCCCTTTGAGCGGACTAAGGGCATCAATGGTCTCGAGAAGATCATCGTCCGCGACCGTCGCGGTCGATCTTTCGAG GTTTATTTGTATGGAGGTCAAGTGACTTCTTGGAAGAATGAGAAAGGAGAGGATTTACTTTTTATGAGTACCAAG GCTATATTCAAGCCTCCAACACCTATTCGTGGAGGGATTCCAGTATTGTTTCCGCAA TACGCTAACACTGGCCCACTTCCCTCACATGGGTTTGTCAGACAAAGGTTTTGGGAAATTGATGCTCATCCACCTCCGTTACCATCACATCCTTCTTCTAGTGCTCACGTTGACCTCATCCTAAAATCATCCGAAGCTGATTCGAAGATCTGGCCTAATAA ATTTGTATATCGCCTGAGAGTAGCATTGGGGCATGGTGGAGACTTGATTTTGACATCTCGTGTTAAAAACTCTGATGTAAAGCCGTTTAACTTCACTGTTGGTCTTCACCCCTATTTCTCTGTTTCCGATATCAG TAAAATCCAGGTGGAAGGATTGCAAAATTTGGATTATCTTGACCAACAAAAGAACAGAACACGTTTCACTGACCATGGCAAATTTATAACTTTTAGTTCACAG CTTGACAGGCTTTACCTAAGGACTCCAAAAAAGATCAGAATCGTGGACCACAATAAAAAGAAGACAATCGTGGTACACAAGGAAGGATATGCTGATGCAG TGGTGTGGAATCCATGGGAGAAGAAAGTGTCCGATTTGGGAGTTGAAGATTACAAACGTTTTGTTGCTGTGGAACCCGTTGCGGTCGAGAAACCGATCAAATTGAAACCTGGACAAGAGTGGAAAGGAGTACTCCAAGTCTCTGTGGTTCCTTCTGGTTGCTCCAGAAAGTCATGCATTCCTCAtacttaa
- the LOC106444679 gene encoding putative glucose-6-phosphate 1-epimerase yields the protein MGNKGNLGYLIFLWATLVAVVSMATAQRPFERTKGINGLEKIIVRDDRSRSFEVYLYGGQVASWKNEKGEELLVMSSKAIFKPPTPIRGGIPILFPQYANTGPLPSHGFVRQRFWEIDTNPPQLPSNSYYKAWVDLILRSSQDDLKIWPHKFEYRLRVHLGTEGDLILTSRVKNTDVKPFNFTMALHPYFSVSDISEIQVDGLQNLNYLDQLKNRTRFTDHDKSIIFKSQFDRIYLSTPDDIRIVDKKKQKTIVVHKEGQVDAVVWNPWEKKVEDLGTEDYRRFVTVESAAVEKPITVNPGQEWKGILQMSVVPSS from the exons atggggAATAAAGGAAATCTCGGATATCTCATCTTCTTATGGGCAACTCTCGTTGCAGTAGTCTCCATGGCCACCGCGCAGCGTCCCTTTGAGCGGACTAAGGGCATCAATGGTCTTGAAAAGATCATCGTCCGTGACGATCGTAGCAGATCTTTTGAg GTTTACTTGTATGGAGGTCAAGTAGCTTCTTGGAAGAATGAGAAAGGAGAGGAGTTACTTGTTATGAGTAGCAAG GCTATATTCAAGCCGCCAACACCAATTCGTGGAGGAATTCCAATACTGTTTCCACAA TACGCTAACACTGGTCCACTTCCCTCGCATGGATTTGTAAGACAAAGGTTCTGGGAAATAGATACTAATCCACCTCAGCTGCCATCAAACTCTTATTATAAAGCTTGGGTTGACCTAATCCTAAGGTCATCCCAAGATGATTTGAAGATCTGGCCTCATAA GTTTGAGTACAGACTGAGAGTACATTTGGGAACTGAAGGAGATTTGATATTGACATCTCGTGTTAAGAATACCGATGTAAAACCGTTTAACTTCACAATGGCTCTTCACCCTTATTTCTCTGTTTCAGATATCAG TGAAATCCAGGTGGACGGATTGCAGAACTTGAATTATCTTGACCAACTAAAGAACAGAACACGTTTCACTGATCATGACAagtctataatttttaaatctcaG TTTGACAGGATATACCTAAGCACTCCAGATGACATCAGAATCGTGGACAAGAAGAAACAGAAGACAATTGTTGTACACAAGGAGGGACAAGTTGATGctg TGGTGTGGAATCCATGGGAGAAGAAAGTGGAGGACTTGGGAACTGAAGACTACAGGCGTTTTGTAACGGTGGAAAGCGCTGCGGTAGAGAAACCGATCACAGTGAACCCAGGACAAGAGTGGAAAGGAATACTCCAAATGAGTGTGGTTCCTTCGAGTTAA
- the LOC106444658 gene encoding nifU-like protein 3, chloroplastic, whose product MGSVSGQTRIATMNLSLSSSEKSSNNRSSSLLNPKNAVSDSYGVSSKCSTFLRGQFQRIQLSYTRHTRPLPKRAGHVVSPSCVMPLTEENVERVLDEVRPALMADGGNVALHEIDGLVVVLKLQGACGSCPSSSMTLKMGIESRLRDKIPEIMSVEQFLEAETGGLELNEENIEKVLAELRPYLSGTGGGGLELVEIDGYIVKIRLTGPAAGVMTVRVALTQKLRENIPSIGAVQLLE is encoded by the exons ATGGGTTCGGTTTCGGGTCAAACCCGAATTGCTACGATGAACCTCTCCCTCTCCTCATCAGAGAAGAGCTCTAATAATCGCTCCTCCTCGCTTCTCAATCCTAAG AACGCAGTTTCAGATAGTTACGGGGTCTCTTCCAAATGCAGCACATTCCTCAGGGGCCAGTTCCAAAGAATACAACTCTCTTATACTCGCCACACTCGACCTTTGCCAAAACGTGCAG GCCACGTTGTGTCTCCGAGCTGCGTCATGCCGTTGACGGAAGAGAATGTGGAGAGAGTGCTCGACGAAGTACGCCCCGCGTTGATGGCAGACGGAGGAAACGTGGCGCTGCATGAGATCGACGGACTCGTGGTGGTTCTTAAGCTACAAGGAGCTTGTGGTTCGTGTCCCAGCTCGTCGATGACGTTAAAGATGGGAATCGAGAGTCGTCTCCGCGACAAGATTCCGGAGATCATGTCCGTCGAGCAGTTTCTTGAAGCGGAGACTGGAGGGTTGGAGCTCAACGAGGAAAACATCGAAAAG GTTCTCGCTGAGCTACGGCCTTACCTATCGGGAACAGGAGGTGGAGGGCTTGAGCTTGTTGAGATCGATGGTTATATAGTTAAGATTCGGCTCACTGGACCAGCTGCTGGAGTCATGACGGTTCGTGTCGCGTTGACTCAGAAACTGAGGGAAAACATTCCTTCAATAGGTGCAGTCCAGCTTCTAGAGTGA
- the LOC106444647 gene encoding putative clathrin assembly protein At4g25940 isoform X1, protein MATFHSFRKAVGALKDSTTVSIAKVNSEFKDLDVAIVKSTNHVESAPKERHIRKIFSATSAIRPRADVAYCIHALAKRLSRTHNWVVSHLKHTHILQLQELSLWTALNCFINTQVAIKVLIVIHRTLREGDPTFRDELLNYSHRGHILRISNFKDDTSPLAWDCSAWIRTYALFLEERLECYRVLKYDIEAERLPKGSGASSKNVDLNASQTYRTRMLSNEELLEQLPALQQLLFRLTGCKPEGAGYSNYLIQYALALVLKESFKIYCAINDGIINLVDLFFEMSRHDAVKALNIYKRAGQQAENLADFYEHCKSLELARNFQFPTLRQPPPSFLATMEEYIKEAPQSGSVQKKLEYHEKGEEEEQDEEEEEQSAQPEEPAETENQNENTEGDQPLIEEEEEETEQIEEDTKPSFLIDTDDLLGLSEINPKATEIEDRNALALAIYPPGHEAPGPSNSLSLIETGGSGWELALVTPQNNNNNNTHRPAPDTKYAGGFDKLLLDSLYEDVSARRQIQLTNAGYGHGGTETAGAAPPQNPFEMQQDPFAMSNTIAPPTNVQMAMQQQQQQQMMMHQSPYNYSHPHDHHHHQFSAAGPSPSNPFGDHFLALPPPPGSSGQMQQQNSHHHMLL, encoded by the exons ATGGCAACTTTTCATAGCTTCCGAAAAGCTGTTGGAGCGCTTAAAGATTCCACAACAGTCAGCATCGCAAAGGTCAACAGCGAATTTAAG GATTTGGATGTTGCGATCGTCAAATCCACAAATCACGTCGAATCTGCTCCCAAAGAACGCCATATTCGCA AAATATTCTCTGCAACATCTGCGATACGACCACGAGCAGATGTTGCTTACTGCATTCACGCACTAGCCAAGAGATTATCTAGAACTCACAATTGGGTTGTGAGTCacttaaaacacacacacattctTCAATTACAAGAACTCTCTCTTTGGACTGCTCTAAATTGTTTTATCAACACGCAGGTGGCTATTAAGGTTTTGATAGTCATTCATAGAACACTAAGAGAAGGTGATCCAACATTCAGAGACGAGCTTCTCAATTATTCACACAGAGGACATATACTTCGAATATCTAACTTCAAAGACGATACAAGTCCTCTAG CTTGGGATTGCTCTGCATGGATTAGAACTTACGCGCTTTTCCTAGAAGAGAGGCTTGAATGCTACCGTGTTTTGAAGTATGACATAGAAGCAGAACGTTTACCAAAAGGTTCAGGTGCATCTTCAAAG AACGTGGATCTCAATGCTTCTCAAACGTATAGAACAAGGATGTTATCTAATGAAGAACTGCTTGAGCAGTTGCCTGCTTTACAGCAGCTTCTTTTTAGACTTACCGGTTGTAAG CCTGAAGGAGCAGGCTATAGCAACTACCTAATCCAATACGCTCTTGCATTGGTGCTTAAAGAAAGCTTCAAAATATACTGTGCCATTAATGATGGAATCATTAATCTTGTAGACTTG TTCTTTGAGATGTCAAGACATGATGCAGTTAAGGCTCTAAATATATACAAACGAGCTGGCCAACAG GCTGAAAACCTGGCTGATTTTTATGAACACTGCAAAAGTCTAGAGCTGGCAAGGAACTTTCAGTTCCCAACATTGAGACAG CCTCCTCCGTCTTTTCTTGCAACAATGGAAGAATACATTAAAGAAGCGCCTCAAAGTGGTTCTGTACAGAAAAAGCTG GAGTATCATGAAAAAGGGGAGGAAGAAGaacaagatgaagaagaagaagaacagtcTGCTCAGCCTGAAGAACCTGCAGAAACagaaaatcaaaatgaaaacacCGAAGGAGACCAGCCTCTtattgaagaagaggaagaggagacaGAACAAATAGAAGAAGATACTAAACCTTCTTTCTTGATAGACACGGATGACTTGCTG GGCCTGAGTGAGATAAACCCGAAAGCCACAGAGATAGAAGACCGCAATGCATTGGCTCTGGCAATATATCCACCAG GTCATGAAGCTCCAGGTCCATCCAATAGTTTAAGCTTAATAGAAACTGGTGGATCCGGTTGGGAACTAGCACTGGTCACTcctcaaaacaacaacaacaacaacactcaTCGCCCTGCTCCTGACACCAAATAT GCAGGAGGATTTGACAAGCTATTGCTTGATAGTCTTTACGAGGATGTTTCAGCGAGGAGACAGATACAACTAACAAATGCTGGCTATGGACATGGTGGTACAGAGACAGCAGGAGCAGCTCCACCACAAAACCCATTCGAGATGCAACAAGATCCCTTTGCAATGTCAAATACCATTGCTCCTCCCACTAACGTTCAAATGGCAATGcagcaacaacagcaacaacagATGATGATGCATCAAAGTCCCTACAATTACTCTCATCctcatgatcatcatcatcatcagttcTCAGCCGCAGGTCCTTCTCCTTCTAACCCTTTTGGAGACCATTTCCTTGCCCTCCCACCTCCTCCAGGCTCATCTGGTCAGATGCAGCAGCAAAACAGCCATCATCATATGCTCCTCTAG
- the LOC106444647 gene encoding putative clathrin assembly protein At4g25940 isoform X2, with protein sequence MATFHSFRKAVGALKDSTTVSIAKVNSEFKDLDVAIVKSTNHVESAPKERHIRKIFSATSAIRPRADVAYCIHALAKRLSRTHNWVVAIKVLIVIHRTLREGDPTFRDELLNYSHRGHILRISNFKDDTSPLAWDCSAWIRTYALFLEERLECYRVLKYDIEAERLPKGSGASSKNVDLNASQTYRTRMLSNEELLEQLPALQQLLFRLTGCKPEGAGYSNYLIQYALALVLKESFKIYCAINDGIINLVDLFFEMSRHDAVKALNIYKRAGQQAENLADFYEHCKSLELARNFQFPTLRQPPPSFLATMEEYIKEAPQSGSVQKKLEYHEKGEEEEQDEEEEEQSAQPEEPAETENQNENTEGDQPLIEEEEEETEQIEEDTKPSFLIDTDDLLGLSEINPKATEIEDRNALALAIYPPGHEAPGPSNSLSLIETGGSGWELALVTPQNNNNNNTHRPAPDTKYAGGFDKLLLDSLYEDVSARRQIQLTNAGYGHGGTETAGAAPPQNPFEMQQDPFAMSNTIAPPTNVQMAMQQQQQQQMMMHQSPYNYSHPHDHHHHQFSAAGPSPSNPFGDHFLALPPPPGSSGQMQQQNSHHHMLL encoded by the exons ATGGCAACTTTTCATAGCTTCCGAAAAGCTGTTGGAGCGCTTAAAGATTCCACAACAGTCAGCATCGCAAAGGTCAACAGCGAATTTAAG GATTTGGATGTTGCGATCGTCAAATCCACAAATCACGTCGAATCTGCTCCCAAAGAACGCCATATTCGCA AAATATTCTCTGCAACATCTGCGATACGACCACGAGCAGATGTTGCTTACTGCATTCACGCACTAGCCAAGAGATTATCTAGAACTCACAATTGGGTT GTGGCTATTAAGGTTTTGATAGTCATTCATAGAACACTAAGAGAAGGTGATCCAACATTCAGAGACGAGCTTCTCAATTATTCACACAGAGGACATATACTTCGAATATCTAACTTCAAAGACGATACAAGTCCTCTAG CTTGGGATTGCTCTGCATGGATTAGAACTTACGCGCTTTTCCTAGAAGAGAGGCTTGAATGCTACCGTGTTTTGAAGTATGACATAGAAGCAGAACGTTTACCAAAAGGTTCAGGTGCATCTTCAAAG AACGTGGATCTCAATGCTTCTCAAACGTATAGAACAAGGATGTTATCTAATGAAGAACTGCTTGAGCAGTTGCCTGCTTTACAGCAGCTTCTTTTTAGACTTACCGGTTGTAAG CCTGAAGGAGCAGGCTATAGCAACTACCTAATCCAATACGCTCTTGCATTGGTGCTTAAAGAAAGCTTCAAAATATACTGTGCCATTAATGATGGAATCATTAATCTTGTAGACTTG TTCTTTGAGATGTCAAGACATGATGCAGTTAAGGCTCTAAATATATACAAACGAGCTGGCCAACAG GCTGAAAACCTGGCTGATTTTTATGAACACTGCAAAAGTCTAGAGCTGGCAAGGAACTTTCAGTTCCCAACATTGAGACAG CCTCCTCCGTCTTTTCTTGCAACAATGGAAGAATACATTAAAGAAGCGCCTCAAAGTGGTTCTGTACAGAAAAAGCTG GAGTATCATGAAAAAGGGGAGGAAGAAGaacaagatgaagaagaagaagaacagtcTGCTCAGCCTGAAGAACCTGCAGAAACagaaaatcaaaatgaaaacacCGAAGGAGACCAGCCTCTtattgaagaagaggaagaggagacaGAACAAATAGAAGAAGATACTAAACCTTCTTTCTTGATAGACACGGATGACTTGCTG GGCCTGAGTGAGATAAACCCGAAAGCCACAGAGATAGAAGACCGCAATGCATTGGCTCTGGCAATATATCCACCAG GTCATGAAGCTCCAGGTCCATCCAATAGTTTAAGCTTAATAGAAACTGGTGGATCCGGTTGGGAACTAGCACTGGTCACTcctcaaaacaacaacaacaacaacactcaTCGCCCTGCTCCTGACACCAAATAT GCAGGAGGATTTGACAAGCTATTGCTTGATAGTCTTTACGAGGATGTTTCAGCGAGGAGACAGATACAACTAACAAATGCTGGCTATGGACATGGTGGTACAGAGACAGCAGGAGCAGCTCCACCACAAAACCCATTCGAGATGCAACAAGATCCCTTTGCAATGTCAAATACCATTGCTCCTCCCACTAACGTTCAAATGGCAATGcagcaacaacagcaacaacagATGATGATGCATCAAAGTCCCTACAATTACTCTCATCctcatgatcatcatcatcatcagttcTCAGCCGCAGGTCCTTCTCCTTCTAACCCTTTTGGAGACCATTTCCTTGCCCTCCCACCTCCTCCAGGCTCATCTGGTCAGATGCAGCAGCAAAACAGCCATCATCATATGCTCCTCTAG
- the LOC106375630 gene encoding V-type proton ATPase subunit G3: protein MDSLRGQGGIQMLLNAEQEAGRIVSAARTAKLARMKQAKDEAEKEMEEYRSRLEEEYQTQISGAEQEAAAKRLEEETDGRIQNLKESSSKVSKEIVKMLIKYVTTTGA, encoded by the exons ATGGATTCTTTAAGAGGCCAAGGTGGGATTCAGATGCTTTTAAATGCTGAACAAGAAGCTGGTCGGATCGTTTCGGCTGCTAGGACCG CAAAACTAGCAAGAATGAAGCAAGCGAAGGACGAGgctgagaaggagatggaagagTATCGGTCCCGGCTAGAAGAAGAGTATCAGACACAAATTTCTGGG GCGGAACAAGAAGCAGCCGCAAAACGTTTAGAAGAGGAGACAGATGGAAGGATTCAGAATCTTAAGGAATCTAGTTCAAAAGTCTCTAAGGAAATTGTCAAGATGCTCATCAAGTATGTTACCACTACTGGAGCATGA